A single genomic interval of Streptomyces sp. BA2 harbors:
- the pdxR gene encoding MocR-like pyridoxine biosynthesis transcription factor PdxR translates to MVESWVNLAERIGSDLHLELSGTGGRRAVLIRALRDAVREGRLAPGTRLPPYRSLAADLGIARNTVADAYAELVAEGWLTARQGSGTRVADRAAPPARTRVPKRAPTRPTKPAPPAYDLRQGQPDAASFPRTAWLAAARRALNSAPNDAFGPGDPQGRVELRRALAGYLGRARGVRADPERIVVCSGFAHALRLLFGTGGGGMLRGRLAVESYGLGFHRSILATAGVRTVPLDLDEKGARIEELTESQRIRGVLLTPAHQFPTGGPLHPTRRAAVIDWARTRGGLVLEDDYDGEFRYDREPVGAVQGLDSERVIYMGSVSKSLSPGVRLGWLVLPEHLIDGVLAAKGEREAWVSVIDQLTLADLIESGHYDRHIRRMRQRYRHRRDQLVAALATHAPHISPTGVAAGLHAVLRLPPGTEQSTAKAAAWQGLALEGLAEFRHPEATMPAPDGLVVGYSTPPEHAYGAALEALCRALPPE, encoded by the coding sequence ATGGTGGAATCTTGGGTCAATCTGGCCGAGCGCATCGGGAGTGACCTGCACCTGGAGCTCTCCGGGACGGGTGGCCGCCGTGCCGTCCTCATCCGCGCCCTGCGGGACGCCGTGCGCGAGGGACGGCTCGCTCCGGGGACGCGGCTTCCGCCGTACCGCTCCCTCGCCGCGGACCTGGGCATCGCCCGCAACACCGTCGCCGACGCCTACGCCGAGCTGGTCGCCGAGGGCTGGCTGACCGCACGGCAGGGCTCCGGCACCCGGGTGGCCGACCGGGCGGCGCCTCCCGCCCGCACCCGCGTCCCCAAGCGGGCACCCACCCGGCCGACGAAGCCCGCCCCGCCCGCGTACGACCTGCGCCAGGGCCAGCCGGACGCGGCCTCCTTCCCGCGCACCGCCTGGCTCGCCGCGGCCCGGCGCGCCCTCAACTCTGCGCCGAACGACGCCTTCGGGCCGGGTGACCCGCAGGGGCGCGTCGAGCTGCGCCGGGCGCTCGCCGGCTACCTGGGGCGGGCCCGAGGGGTGCGCGCCGACCCGGAGAGGATCGTGGTGTGCTCCGGGTTCGCGCACGCCCTGCGGCTGCTGTTCGGTACCGGCGGAGGCGGGATGCTGCGCGGCCGGCTGGCCGTGGAGTCGTACGGCCTCGGCTTCCATCGCTCCATCCTCGCGACCGCGGGCGTACGGACGGTCCCGCTCGACCTCGACGAAAAGGGCGCCCGGATCGAGGAGTTGACTGAGAGTCAGCGCATCCGGGGTGTACTGCTCACGCCCGCACACCAGTTCCCGACGGGCGGCCCCCTGCACCCGACCCGGCGCGCGGCGGTGATCGACTGGGCGCGCACCCGCGGCGGCCTCGTCCTGGAGGACGACTACGACGGCGAGTTCCGCTACGACCGGGAGCCGGTGGGCGCCGTACAGGGTTTGGATTCCGAACGCGTCATCTACATGGGCTCGGTCAGCAAGAGCCTCTCTCCGGGAGTGCGTCTGGGGTGGCTTGTTCTGCCCGAACACCTCATCGACGGGGTGCTCGCGGCGAAGGGCGAACGAGAGGCGTGGGTGAGCGTCATCGACCAGCTCACGCTGGCCGATCTGATCGAGTCGGGCCATTACGACCGGCACATCCGCCGTATGCGTCAGCGCTACCGCCACCGCCGCGACCAGCTCGTCGCCGCCCTCGCCACGCATGCCCCGCACATCAGCCCGACCGGAGTCGCCGCGGGCCTGCACGCCGTCCTGCGGCTGCCGCCCGGCACCGAACAGTCCACGGCGAAGGCGGCCGCCTGGCAGGGGCTCGCACTGGAGGGCCTCGCCGAGTTCCGCCACCCTGAGGCCACCATGCCCGCTCCCGACGGCCTGGTCGTCGGCTACTCCACGCCACCGGAGCACGCCTACGGAGCGGCACTCGAGGCTTTGTGCCGGGCGCTGCCGCCCGAGTGA
- a CDS encoding copper chaperone PCu(A)C → MNRRTLIGGAIALTAGLALAGCSDASADKDGGAASDKPELKVAGAFMPEPAMDTMASGFFTVTNKGGADKLTSVTSSLAKKVTLHSTKGNAMKEQKSFDVPANGELDFARGANHLMFEELKHKPKQGDKVAVTLHFEKSDPIDIEVPVKAATYNPKPGKHASH, encoded by the coding sequence GTGAACCGCCGCACTCTCATCGGCGGCGCCATCGCACTGACGGCGGGGCTCGCCCTCGCGGGCTGCTCCGACGCGTCCGCCGACAAGGACGGCGGCGCGGCATCGGACAAGCCCGAGCTCAAGGTCGCCGGCGCCTTCATGCCCGAGCCTGCCATGGACACCATGGCCTCCGGGTTCTTCACCGTCACGAACAAGGGCGGCGCCGACAAGCTCACCTCGGTGACCAGCTCCCTCGCCAAGAAGGTCACGTTGCACAGCACCAAGGGCAACGCGATGAAGGAGCAGAAGTCGTTCGACGTACCCGCGAACGGCGAGCTCGACTTCGCGCGGGGCGCCAACCACCTCATGTTCGAGGAGCTCAAGCACAAACCGAAGCAGGGCGACAAGGTCGCGGTGACGCTGCACTTCGAGAAGTCGGACCCCATCGACATTGAGGTCCCGGTGAAGGCCGCCACGTACAACCCCAAGCCCGGCAAGCACGCGTCGCACTGA
- a CDS encoding SCO family protein: MRKKKLLAAAMLAAATLTLSACGGGDDGKKPVADVSVESNGDKAATILDKPFEKPDLVLKDTHGKKYDLRAETKGKPTLIYFGYTNCPDVCPLTMSNIAVAKKQLPKAEQDKLQVVFVTTDPERDTPEALGKWLKAQDTDFIGLTGDFDTIQGSARTLGISIEPSKKEKGKVVSMHGTQVIAFSPKTDAGYVLYGEDTTVDDYTKDLPKIVKGATP, from the coding sequence ATGCGCAAGAAAAAGCTGCTCGCCGCCGCCATGCTGGCCGCGGCCACCCTCACCCTGTCCGCCTGCGGCGGCGGTGACGACGGCAAGAAGCCCGTCGCGGACGTCTCCGTCGAGTCCAACGGCGACAAGGCCGCGACCATCCTCGACAAGCCCTTCGAGAAGCCGGACCTCGTCCTCAAGGACACGCACGGCAAGAAGTACGACCTGCGCGCCGAGACCAAGGGCAAGCCGACGCTCATCTACTTCGGCTACACCAACTGCCCGGACGTCTGCCCCCTGACGATGAGCAACATCGCCGTCGCCAAGAAGCAGCTGCCCAAGGCCGAACAGGACAAGCTCCAGGTCGTCTTCGTCACCACGGACCCCGAGCGCGACACACCCGAGGCCCTCGGTAAGTGGCTCAAGGCCCAGGACACCGACTTCATCGGTCTGACCGGTGACTTCGACACCATCCAGGGCAGCGCCCGCACCCTCGGCATCAGCATCGAGCCCTCCAAGAAGGAGAAGGGCAAGGTCGTCTCGATGCACGGCACGCAGGTCATCGCGTTCTCGCCGAAGACCGACGCCGGGTACGTCCTGTACGGCGAGGACACCACGGTGGACGACTACACCAAGGACCTCCCCAAGATCGTCAAGGGAGCGACCCCGTGA
- a CDS encoding ATP-binding protein, with product MSMWWSLHLRREAASVPLARRLLIGTMETAGVDPDVSYDLSVALSEACANAVEHGGAAVPPEGAAGAYRVTAYLDGEKCRIEVADSGPGFVPVATHASDSAEHGRGLFLIQELADHVHYGQRPGGRGGAVISFDKILKWREDTPLVTA from the coding sequence ATGAGCATGTGGTGGTCTCTCCATTTGCGGCGCGAAGCTGCGAGCGTCCCGCTGGCCCGCCGGTTGCTGATCGGCACGATGGAGACCGCGGGGGTGGATCCTGACGTCTCGTACGACCTGTCGGTGGCTCTCAGCGAGGCCTGTGCCAACGCGGTGGAGCACGGCGGCGCGGCGGTGCCCCCCGAGGGGGCGGCCGGGGCCTATCGGGTGACGGCGTACCTGGACGGCGAGAAGTGCCGCATCGAAGTGGCCGATTCAGGTCCGGGGTTCGTCCCTGTCGCGACGCACGCTTCCGACTCCGCCGAGCATGGACGCGGGCTGTTTCTCATCCAGGAGCTCGCCGATCATGTGCACTACGGCCAGCGGCCGGGTGGCAGAGGCGGCGCGGTGATCAGCTTCGACAAGATCCTCAAGTGGCGCGAGGACACGCCGCTCGTCACGGCCTGA
- a CDS encoding PP2C family protein-serine/threonine phosphatase — MGVCDAIEQYAPAGKPSAMNAPHLPKVAGIDSTVPPPAHTVAPAPQAQGAPTLMIQDRLAGWISDLTTLQELTERLARTATLDEALHELLRAGAALVGARRGLLVLEPADGLGPDTTVGLGLARADLGHIETVPRAATAFGRLLDAPPTPPGAETEIVNADLLADSSLDPRHREVAARLGYAASYALPLSTETVGRIGAAVWLYDEPAEPGERRRHLVGLYTRQAAEHLARLIELDRARTTEATLREELLPSRLPRVAGVQLAARHRTSALGGGDWFDALPLPDAALGLAVGSVTGSGPSAVAAMGRLRASLRAYAVMEGEDPVAVLSDLELLLRLTEPARSATALFAYCEPALRKIVLAGAGHSPPLVIGERRTEFVETSLSAPLGMLACWEAPSVEFQPEPGETVLLYTDGLLHRTGDAMDRAFARLHAAAASVPKSVRDDPDALVDHVLRTVLPDGLDAVDSDEDVVLLAARFE, encoded by the coding sequence ATGGGGGTTTGCGATGCTATTGAGCAATACGCACCGGCCGGAAAGCCGTCAGCCATGAACGCTCCGCACCTTCCGAAAGTGGCCGGAATCGATTCAACTGTTCCGCCACCAGCCCACACTGTCGCGCCCGCCCCACAGGCCCAAGGCGCACCGACCCTCATGATCCAGGACCGGCTCGCGGGCTGGATCTCCGATCTGACCACCTTGCAGGAGCTCACCGAACGCCTGGCCCGCACGGCCACCCTCGACGAAGCCCTGCACGAACTGCTGCGCGCCGGAGCCGCCCTCGTCGGCGCGCGCCGCGGCCTGCTCGTCCTGGAGCCCGCCGACGGGCTCGGCCCCGACACCACCGTCGGCCTCGGCCTCGCCCGCGCCGACCTCGGCCACATCGAGACGGTCCCCCGCGCCGCCACCGCCTTCGGGCGGCTCCTCGACGCACCGCCCACACCCCCGGGCGCCGAGACCGAGATCGTCAACGCCGATCTGCTCGCCGACAGCAGCCTCGACCCCCGCCACCGCGAAGTGGCCGCCCGGCTCGGCTACGCCGCGAGCTACGCGCTGCCCCTGTCCACCGAGACCGTGGGCCGGATCGGCGCCGCCGTCTGGCTGTACGACGAGCCCGCGGAGCCCGGCGAGCGCCGGCGCCACCTCGTCGGGCTCTACACACGCCAGGCCGCCGAGCATCTGGCACGGCTGATCGAACTGGACCGCGCCCGCACGACGGAGGCCACCTTGCGCGAAGAGCTGCTGCCCTCGCGCCTGCCGCGGGTCGCCGGGGTGCAGCTCGCCGCGCGGCACCGCACCTCAGCGCTCGGAGGCGGCGACTGGTTCGACGCGCTGCCGCTGCCGGACGCCGCGCTCGGCCTCGCGGTCGGGTCCGTCACCGGGTCCGGGCCGAGCGCCGTCGCCGCGATGGGGCGCCTGCGGGCCTCCTTGCGGGCGTACGCCGTGATGGAGGGCGAGGACCCCGTCGCCGTACTGTCCGATCTGGAGCTGCTCCTTCGGCTCACCGAGCCCGCGCGGTCCGCGACGGCCCTCTTCGCCTACTGCGAACCGGCGCTGCGCAAGATCGTCCTGGCGGGGGCGGGGCACAGTCCACCCCTGGTGATCGGCGAGCGGCGCACGGAGTTCGTGGAGACCTCGCTCTCGGCACCGCTGGGGATGCTCGCCTGCTGGGAGGCGCCGAGCGTGGAGTTCCAGCCGGAGCCGGGAGAAACGGTGCTTCTCTATACGGACGGCCTGCTGCACCGCACCGGGGACGCCATGGACCGCGCCTTCGCACGGCTGCACGCGGCGGCGGCGAGCGTGCCGAAGTCGGTGCGCGACGACCCGGACGCGCTCGTCGATCACGTCCTGCGGACGGTGCTGCCCGACGGGCTCGACGCGGTCGACAGCGACGAGGACGTGGTGCTCCTTGCGGCCCGTTTCGAGTGA
- a CDS encoding carboxymuconolactone decarboxylase family protein — protein sequence MTNNENATQTAAKTAAQTLAPAPRLNFAKAAPKAFKAVIGLDSAARDGLDPALVELIQIRASLLNGCAYCLHMHTSDARKAGEDEARLHMVGVWREARNFFTEKEQAALDLTEAVTLVHQGGVPDDVYARAAAHFDETELGHVLALIFTINTWNRIALSTAKVAGEDERQA from the coding sequence ATGACGAACAACGAGAACGCCACGCAGACCGCCGCCAAGACCGCCGCACAGACTCTCGCGCCCGCTCCCCGCCTCAACTTCGCCAAGGCCGCCCCCAAGGCCTTCAAGGCCGTGATCGGACTCGACTCCGCGGCCCGCGACGGGCTCGACCCGGCCCTGGTCGAGCTGATCCAGATCCGCGCCTCGCTGCTCAACGGCTGCGCGTACTGCCTCCACATGCACACCTCCGACGCGCGCAAGGCGGGCGAGGACGAGGCGCGGCTGCACATGGTCGGCGTCTGGCGCGAGGCCAGGAACTTCTTCACGGAGAAGGAGCAGGCGGCCCTCGACCTCACCGAGGCCGTCACGCTCGTTCACCAGGGCGGTGTCCCGGACGACGTCTACGCCCGCGCGGCGGCGCACTTCGACGAGACGGAGCTGGGCCACGTCCTGGCCCTGATCTTCACCATCAACACCTGGAACCGCATCGCCCTGAGCACCGCCAAGGTGGCGGGCGAGGACGAGCGCCAGGCATGA
- a CDS encoding DUF1775 domain-containing protein — translation MKASRVSVVGGVAASAVLLLSVPAFAHVSVTAEGEAAKGGYATVNFKVPNEMDDASTNKLEISFPEDHPLASVMTQPVPGWTAKVTKTKLDKPLEMHGEKIDEAVSKVTWTADGKGVQPGTFQKFPLSIGALPEDADELVFKAVQTYDNKEVVRWIEPQQKGQEEPEHPAPALALTAASDGHGAAASHDDKADDKAEAKDDKSESAASSDSSDSTARVLGIVGIVVGAAGVAFGVLAGRRRANS, via the coding sequence GTGAAGGCCTCCCGCGTCTCCGTCGTCGGTGGCGTCGCCGCCTCCGCCGTCCTGCTGCTCTCCGTCCCCGCCTTCGCGCACGTCAGCGTCACGGCCGAGGGCGAGGCCGCCAAGGGCGGCTACGCCACGGTCAACTTCAAGGTGCCGAACGAGATGGACGACGCCTCGACCAACAAGCTCGAGATCTCCTTCCCCGAGGACCACCCGCTCGCCTCCGTCATGACGCAGCCCGTCCCCGGCTGGACCGCCAAGGTCACCAAGACGAAGCTCGACAAGCCGCTGGAGATGCACGGCGAGAAGATCGACGAGGCCGTCTCCAAGGTCACCTGGACCGCCGACGGCAAGGGTGTCCAGCCGGGCACCTTCCAGAAGTTCCCGCTCTCCATCGGCGCGCTGCCCGAGGACGCCGACGAGCTCGTCTTCAAGGCCGTCCAGACGTACGACAACAAGGAAGTCGTCCGCTGGATCGAGCCGCAGCAGAAGGGCCAGGAGGAGCCGGAGCACCCGGCGCCCGCCCTCGCCCTGACCGCCGCGTCCGACGGCCACGGCGCCGCCGCCTCGCACGACGACAAGGCCGATGACAAGGCCGAGGCCAAGGACGACAAGAGCGAGTCCGCCGCGTCCTCCGACAGCAGCGACTCCACCGCCCGCGTCCTCGGCATCGTCGGCATCGTCGTCGGCGCCGCAGGCGTGGCGTTCGGCGTGCTCGCCGGGCGTCGGCGCGCCAACAGCTGA
- a CDS encoding aminopeptidase P N-terminal domain-containing protein translates to MSEELNPENPETPEDLEIESEEEPIKQRKNGLYPGVSDELAENMKSGWADTELHDLQPIAQAEHTAARRAALSARFPGERLVIPAGNLKTRSNDTEYAFRASVEYAYLTGNQTEDGVLVLEPTDFADGTSGHEATIYLLPRSNRENGEFWLDGQGELWVGRRHSLTEAETLYGIPASDVRELPGQLREATGSVRVVRGYDAGIEAALTDKVTAERDEELRVFLSEARLVKDEFEVGELQKACDSTARGFEDVVRVLDKAEATSERYIEGTFFLRARVDGNDIGYGSICAAGPHATTLHWVRNDGAVRAGELLLLDAGVETHTYYTADVTRTLPINGRFDALQRKIYDAVYEAQEAGIAAVRPGAKYRDFHDAAQRVLAEKLVEWGLVEGPVERVLELGLQRRWTLHGTGHMLGMDVHDCAAARRETYADGVLEPGMCLTVEPGLYFQADDLTVPEEYRGIGVRIEDDILVTADGNKNLSAALPRRADDVEAWMAELKG, encoded by the coding sequence GTGTCGGAGGAGCTCAATCCGGAGAACCCGGAGACCCCGGAAGACCTGGAGATCGAGTCCGAGGAAGAGCCGATCAAGCAGCGCAAGAACGGCCTGTACCCGGGAGTCTCCGACGAGCTCGCCGAGAACATGAAGTCCGGCTGGGCCGACACCGAGCTGCACGACCTGCAGCCGATCGCCCAGGCCGAGCACACCGCCGCCCGCCGTGCCGCGCTCTCCGCGCGCTTCCCGGGCGAGCGCCTCGTGATCCCCGCGGGCAATCTCAAGACCCGCTCGAACGACACGGAGTACGCCTTCCGCGCCTCCGTCGAATACGCGTACCTGACCGGCAACCAGACCGAGGACGGCGTCCTCGTCCTTGAGCCGACGGACTTCGCGGACGGCACGAGCGGCCACGAGGCCACCATCTACCTGCTGCCGCGCTCCAACCGCGAGAACGGCGAGTTCTGGCTGGACGGCCAGGGCGAGCTGTGGGTCGGCCGCAGGCACTCCCTGACCGAGGCCGAGACGCTGTACGGCATCCCGGCGTCCGACGTGCGCGAGCTGCCCGGACAGCTGCGCGAGGCGACCGGCTCCGTCCGCGTCGTCCGTGGCTACGACGCCGGCATCGAGGCCGCGCTGACCGACAAGGTCACGGCCGAGCGCGACGAGGAACTGCGCGTCTTCCTGTCCGAGGCCCGTCTGGTCAAGGACGAGTTCGAGGTCGGCGAGCTGCAGAAGGCGTGCGACTCGACGGCCCGCGGCTTCGAGGACGTCGTGCGCGTCCTGGACAAGGCCGAGGCGACCAGCGAGCGCTACATCGAGGGCACGTTCTTCCTGCGCGCCCGCGTCGACGGCAACGACATCGGCTACGGCTCGATCTGCGCCGCGGGCCCGCACGCCACGACGCTGCACTGGGTGCGCAACGACGGCGCCGTGCGCGCCGGGGAGCTGCTGCTGCTCGACGCCGGTGTGGAGACGCACACGTACTACACCGCCGACGTGACGCGGACGCTGCCGATCAACGGCCGCTTCGACGCGCTGCAGCGGAAGATCTACGACGCCGTGTACGAGGCCCAGGAGGCCGGCATCGCGGCGGTGCGGCCCGGCGCCAAGTACCGCGACTTCCACGACGCAGCGCAGCGCGTGCTCGCCGAGAAGCTCGTGGAGTGGGGCCTCGTCGAGGGCCCGGTCGAGCGCGTCCTGGAGCTGGGTCTCCAGCGCCGCTGGACCCTGCACGGCACCGGTCACATGCTCGGCATGGACGTCCACGACTGCGCGGCCGCGCGTCGTGAGACGTACGCCGACGGTGTCCTGGAGCCCGGCATGTGCCTGACCGTCGAGCCCGGTCTCTACTTCCAGGCGGACGACCTGACGGTGCCGGAGGAGTACCGCGGCATCGGCGTGCGGATCGAGGACGACATCCTCGTGACGGCCGACGGCAACAAGAACCTGTCGGCGGCGCTGCCGCGGCGTGCGGACGACGTCGAGGCGTGGATGGCCGAGCTCAAGGGCTGA
- a CDS encoding bifunctional DNA primase/polymerase produces MREILGRRRRLLSRLTGRKSDQSPGLIGAALTFATAWKWPVVPGVGLDRRDGTRCACPDPDCTVPGAHPLDPGLLTATTDERMVRWWWTNRPDAPIVLATGNSAPCAVSLPAIAGARALAALDEMGIRLGPVVATPARLFLLVAPYSMEQLGELLYAKDYVPGSLRFHGEGGYLALPPSETGQGPVRWERAPLPGSAVPWVPDVEAVVDAVVDALTRTGVSAPEL; encoded by the coding sequence ATGCGCGAGATCCTCGGAAGGCGACGCAGGCTCCTGTCCAGGCTCACCGGCAGGAAGTCTGACCAGAGTCCTGGTCTGATCGGCGCGGCCCTGACCTTTGCCACGGCATGGAAATGGCCCGTGGTGCCAGGTGTCGGACTCGACCGGCGAGACGGCACCCGCTGCGCCTGCCCCGACCCCGACTGCACAGTGCCAGGAGCTCACCCTCTCGACCCCGGTCTGCTGACCGCGACGACCGACGAGCGCATGGTGCGCTGGTGGTGGACGAACCGCCCGGACGCGCCCATCGTGCTCGCCACCGGCAACAGCGCCCCGTGCGCCGTCAGCCTGCCCGCGATCGCGGGAGCGCGCGCCCTGGCCGCGCTCGACGAGATGGGCATCAGGCTCGGCCCGGTCGTCGCGACCCCCGCCCGCCTCTTCCTGCTCGTCGCGCCTTACTCCATGGAGCAGTTGGGCGAGCTGCTGTACGCCAAGGACTACGTCCCGGGCTCGCTGCGCTTCCACGGAGAGGGCGGATATCTCGCGCTGCCGCCCTCCGAGACGGGCCAGGGGCCGGTGCGCTGGGAGCGGGCTCCGCTGCCCGGCTCCGCGGTGCCGTGGGTGCCCGACGTAGAGGCCGTGGTGGACGCGGTGGTCGACGCGCTCACTCGTACGGGTGTGAGCGCGCCCGAGTTGTAG